A genome region from Conger conger chromosome 16, fConCon1.1, whole genome shotgun sequence includes the following:
- the tcf20 gene encoding transcription factor 20 isoform X1, translated as MQNFRNNSVPPALPPGFSGGSAVGGGNASYLSQSSGPQCSPRMAEEYAVVQQQAQQNPQRPNQHPHQLVTHHPTHASHILGYAGRNRATGTGEALHSHANSGGSSISNNPYRKEMMDHYFSMSGKDRHRRGGQALGYGLGFGYPNMDGHIPHQYRHAGAGSSGMMAHYQLDYSAAAGSGGTSNSGSSSGTGAFSPSHQYSLSQNTPIQTAVGPPIHSRQQAQNYSSQQALHQGQQHRGYPTSGHRLPLQFPLYSSPNAPTGTPGMYNSPPLRYHGGSNSGGFECKVNSSSTANTNPSSVSSANSNNIGPIDGAGQSYPSSGYSPYHSQPSHSLHKHPAQPHRGSHHNLSLGYDAAHKIHSSSLLHQSPAPGLTDPENRATSSTVPSTNPSMPHFSSQEISKSPMHSQSHQPQVHQNFSPISNPSPAASTVQSPSCSSSPSPLMGISETGNSTGPATLQKTRTSHSQSRLLQTVSQLSPAPNSNSSISSCGSGSGNVNTAGLNSNSVSVRTCMAMGVVGVREENSSTLYPSSPLDKLMPESAINSLNALTSQVANLPNTVQHMLLSDSLVSQKTGKDGGFQDHMREHLMQQSSHALPTSQQRNRGISDTFIAKAAREGIGTFSSETANSEDAPSIVPESPVSGREGEEQFSGGEGERVRQMSGASSSSEPTGYYALSQNRRNQIQSQTEQGAQSLPLQVEIGAVTQKNQALTSLSVSQPRKNEACGTFPKSPLSSSPSSHPPSAQPSPNQTSSCPPVSLVPTFSSPSSSLISSFHPSHVKKAVVDSQKSGRERVKEEGEGKGKKEENEERSEEWKSSKETKVNSKEEKDRDKQGVKEEIVVHTHPSKRKPEEQEKQEKAKYLDDPSKNLNTEETYNTGVGVIVSTRSEILQSATITEPQTATCAAPHSLRQSHNLRNYSEEVLSRSSAGDSNDLNGEDDDRLCTYSSNHGTKVPHKLGSEHSLSPPPPSSDTRKVPFGSSELHHGSEIGLKNRGRGGMGTNVKYHGYHQPQPSYNSGPRKGAGVDELSRRGNGFDAGRGQEYNSQLQQQLQQPSLLQEVLQGYHLDRRYGRTENSAQKISKAYSQSQNTAHQSHPRHPYVMPENVRPHVLVPETGIHGDHQSHTHTAASGKRHPPNQGQGSEHVVGQDSSTHSLGSGGLGAKEEHCSADKHQTGTTRSHSTPSMEQSTESSPRPPPKHINLADYSLPHRRPSSNLSAHNSAVQQILLQDTETMAGIGVPKSQTQPHASSSLLSSERRSVICDISPSRRTTPERERDGEVDHGRSHPQTGSSVASVIQQSHSTPSAIQESENSKAEKSENKAVDFKPISKEAQNLTSSAVHIPAKEPSVQNQNRSPRPSVDTSSDTQQFSSARKGESNSISSPTCHPKQATQHPSSNPSPLSSPPSRCQPYFQGLDEVSGHSTGLGRYGLGEMRVGTPKAISYQPQYPLHPHHNVPSQAQLENSKSLKLQMYPHPHPLNQSHVLDERCDWTASNSNRSTENTMMSPRSGRPRHQSPPGRRSLDSLPAPQPHLQGNYYDPVKMWGLSERDGIGTMEGGNSRRNQVSAAASGAVALPATPASGARCVQSNTPREELVKSLHQMPTSSSHNQSVCSNSSSSNSTNVNLGVQQGHGQNRTVGSGDTNPLMMRRRVRSFISPIPAKRQHQDISQHQRGSSSQYPAPLPNSESKHQNDASLSPDPSQSKMAIPNAPSPTHGKTKILPPRKGRGLKLEAIVQKITPNVKKTTNNNSHTNSASNHLSGLPHSQVTDCNSETQEQDACVESNFSRVGTVTGSCLPYLGEGLSLDEIMYYRGVEETGPLPPTAYPCDPHQDPQMLKRDATGNMTRNPVGDLEPDFGINTTVSPMTERDGVVERAKDELQIDSDFPLLGPLPPPPPLPCPVQASPPPSSSALSDIQHFTNTYQQLETRKGEHSAANLLRQKLQETGMGLGMDDFTGNDYFGTQPAHHNPDIGACLLNRAPHVYQQHLIPSARTASSMAGLSQLPEPKPPESAVPKGYFPSGKKKGRPVGSVNKQKRAQAQAHNASLNTPTVNVNEAPPLTPTHTPAYSATSQIVSSASSSAETSETFLPNDNKISSASVSPAASQTVKTDAESEDLQPEIKLNSVGHDQRTGEGEEGDKVWVGNRQRRRRRRGVVAMVGKEELQAGTQVGGKFVAGGSFTDYRSSAFAPYIHVERKEVEMGAVCTIVNAEDELMKGENGGEGGIDVILTPISSSQGDREIENMREKKEPEPVSSVLLESCTTGKALPSSGYVLSGAVSTELGQFGQLLCCLCKKWANYKNLGDLYGPYYPPEYASKLPKSHPQTRQSLLTCRAGSIGVSVGTASTESMKPNIQTIEAQTAKSVMETQHIGYQDVDPVSVSIDTVCPVVSRDMHALPDRFSSVDADSEEPQQQDLGQDVMTNDGLLQQSQQQSELEEKPESQLQNQQWPTEEIHQRPQHRKLTSHPRFKRRHKSSEDLPKSTPTNNKALLPFQPPPQPLNQDASEPLSQLAQLPQVPLDPEELWVHESCIVWASGVYLVNGRLYGLKEALDGASDTRCSRCEAVGSTLGCYSKGCTLRYHYLCALEADCSLNEDNFSLRCLKHKFPLNSSAVKPVCPEQSERG; from the exons ATGCAGAATTTTCGAAACAACTCCGTTCCCCCTGCTCTTCCTCCAGGGTTTTCTGGCGGGAGTGCTGTAGGTGGGGGAAATGCCTCCTACCTGTCCCAGTCCTCTGGGCCTCAGTGCTCACCAAGGATGGCAGAGGAATATGCAGTGGTACAACAGCAAGCCCAACAAAATCCTCAGAGACCAAACCAGCACCCACACCAGCTAGTGACCCACCACCCAACTCATGCATCCCACATTCTGGGTTACGCAGGTAGAAATAGAGCAACTGGGACTGGGGAAGCATTACACAGTCATGCGAACAGCGGTGGTAGTAGCATCAGTAACAACCCTTACCGAAAAGAAATGATGgatcattatttttcaatgagtGGAAAAGACCGACATCGGAGAGGTGGCCAAGCATTGGGATATGGGCTGGGTTTTGGATACCCAAATATGGATGGGCACATTCCTCATCAGTACCGCCATGCCGGAGCAGGATCTTCTGGAATGATGGCTCACTATCAGTTGGACTACAGTGCTGCAGCTGGTTCTGGTGGTACTAGCAACAGCGGTAGCAGTAGTGGCACTGGAGCCTTTTCTCCTTCCCACCAGTACAGTTTGAGTCAAAACACCCCAATCCAAACAGCAGTGGGACCTCCAATACACTCACGTCAACAAGCCCAGAATTACTCTTCCCAACAAGCTTTGCACCAAGGGCAACAGCACCGAGGTTATCCCACCTCTGGACACCGGCTGCCTCTTCAATTTCCCCTCTACTCCTCTCCAAATGCGCCTACTGGGACACCAGGGATGTATAACTCACCCCCGCTGAGATACCATGGGGGAAGCAACAGTGGTGGTTTTGAATGTAAAGTGAACAGTTCATCTACTGCTAACACGAATCCTAGCTCTGTTAGTTCAGCAAATTCAAACAATATAGGGCCAATAGATGGTGCAGGGCAAAGTTACCCCTCTTCTGGTTACTCTCCATATCATTCCCAGCCATCTCATTCCCTTCACAAACACCCTGCCCAACCACATCGTGGGTCCCATCATAATTTATCTCTGGGTTATGATGCCGCTCACAAAATTCATTCCTCTAGTCTGCTACACCAATCCCCTGCTCCAGGTCTGACTGACCCTGAAAACCGTGCAACATCCTCAACTGTCCCCTCCACTAATCCCTCTATGCCGCACTTCTCTTCCCAAGAAATATCCAAATCTCCGATGCACTCTCAATCCCACCAGCCCCAAGTGCATCAGAACTTCAGCCCAATATCTAATCCATCTCCTGCTGCCTCTACAGTCCAGTCACCCAGTTGtagctcctctccctctccactgatGGGCATTTCTGAAACGGGAAACTCCACAGGGCCCGCCACTCTCCAAAAAACACGTACCAGTCATAGTCAGAGTCGGCTATTACAGACTGTGTCTCAGCTTAGCCCAGCACCTAACTCTAACAGTAGCATCAGCAGCTGTGGGAGTGGCAGTGGTAATGTGAACACTGCTGGTCTAAATTCAAATTCTGTATCAGTTCGAACTTGTATGGCCATGGGAGTAGTTGGTGTACGGGAAGAAAACTCCTCTACCTTATATCCTTCTTCCCCTCTTGACAAACTAATGCCAGAATCTGCAATCAACAGTCTAAATGCTTTGACTTCACAAGTGGCTAATTTGCCCAATACTGTGCAACATATGCTACTCTCTGATTCATTGGTGTCACAGAAGACTGGGAAAGATGGAGGATTCCAGGATCATATGCGAGAACATCTAATGCAGCAGTCATCACATGCCTTGCCAACTAGTCAGCAAAGGAATAGAGGTATTAGTGATACTTTTATTGCTAAGGCAGCCCGGGAAGGAATTGGAACATTCAGTAGTGAAACTGCTAACTCTGAAGATGCTCCTTCCATAGTGCCAGAGAGCCCTGTAAGTGGAAGGGAAGGAGAAGAACAGTTTTCTGGAGGGGAAGGTGAAAGAGTGAGGCAAATGAGTGGTGCCAGCAGTAGCTCTGAGCCGACTGGCTACTATGCTCTGTCTCAGAATCGCAGGAACCAAATCCAATCACAAACTGAGCAGGGTGCTCAGAGTTTGCCTTTGCAAGTAGAAATAGGAGCAGTGACACAAAAGAACCAGGCTTTGACTTCTCTGAGTGTCTCTCAACCTAGAAAAAATGAAGCATGTGGTACTTTTCCTAAATCTCCTTTATCTTCATCCCCTTCTTCCCATCCTCCCTCTGCACAACCCAGCCCTAACCAAACTTCTTCCTGCCCACCTGTATCTTTGGTTccaaccttctcctctccctcctcatccCTCATTTCCTCTTTTCACCCCAGTCATGTTAAGAAGGCTGTTGTTGATTCTCAAAAATCTGGTAGAGAGAGGGTAAAGGAAGAAGGGGAGGGTAAAGGTAAGAAAGaggaaaatgaagaaagaagTGAAGAATGGAAAAGCAGCAAAGAGACTAAGGTGAACTCAAAGGAAGAAaaagacagagacaaacagggGGTAAAAGAAGAAATAGTAGTGCATACACATCCTTCCAAAAGAAAACCGGAAGAACAGGAAAAACAAGAGAAGGCAAAATATTTGGATGATCCAAGTAAAAACCTGAATACTGAGGAGACTTACAATACAGGTGTAGGTGTCATTGTCTCTACACGTTCTGAGATTCTTCAATCTGCAACAATAACAGAACCACAAACTGCCACCTGTGCGGCTCCACATAGTCTTCGTCAGTCCCACAATCTTAGGAATTATTCTGAAGAGGTTCTCTCACGTAGTTCTGCTGGAGATTCCAACGATCTCAATGGAGAAGATGATGACAGGTTGTGTACTTACTCTTCAAATCATGGAACCAAGGTTCCCCATAAACTAGGCAGTGAGCATTCCTTGTCACCTCCTCCCCCAAGTTCTGATACACGAAAAGTCCCATTTGGATCCTCAGAGCTACACCATGGGTCTGAAATTGGGTTgaaaaacagagggagaggaggaatggGAACAAATGTGAAATATCATGGGTATCATCAACCTCAACCCAGTTACAATTCTGGGCCCAGGAAGGGTGCAGGGGTTGATGAACTAAGTAGGAGAGGGAATGGATTTGATGCAGGTAGGGGACAGGAATACAATTCTCAACTACagcaacaattgcaacagccaAGTCTTTTACAAGAAGTTCTGCAAGGGTATCACTTGGACAGACGTTATGGACGCACTGAGAACTCAGCACAGAAGATCTCAAAGGCCTATTCCCAATCTCAAAATACAGCTCACCAGTCCCACCCTAGGCATCCTTATGTCATGCCAGAAAATGTAAGACCCCATGTTCTAGTCCCCGAAACTGGGATTCATGGGGACCACCaatcgcatacacacacagcagcctctGGGAAGCGTCACCCTCCAAACCAGGGCCAGGGGAGCGAGCATGTTGTGGGACAGGATTCTTCTACACATTCCTTGGGGTCTGGGGGATTAGGAGCAAAAGAAGAACATTGCAGTGCAGACAAGCACCAGACTGGAACAACTCGCAGTCATTCCACTCCAAGCATGGAGCAATCTACAGAATCTTCACCAAGGCCTCCTCCAAAACACATTAACTTAGCTGATTATTCCCTACCTCACAGGAGACCCTCTTCAAATCTCTCCGCTCACAACTCTGCTGTGCAGCAAATACTACTTCAGGACACTGAAACAATGGCTGGAATTGGAGTACCTAAAAGTCAAACTCAGCCTCATGCATCATCATCTTTGTTATCCTCAGAGCGCCGTTCTGTAATTTGTGACATCTCCCCATCTCGCCGAACTACAccagaaagggagagggatggagaagtTGATCATGGGAGAAGCCATCCACAGACCGGGTCTTCTGTCGCCTCTGTGATTCAGCAGTCTCATTCTACTCCCTCTGCAATACAAGAATCAGAAAACAGTAAGGCAGAAAAAAGTGAGAACAAGGCAGTGGATTTTAAACCAATTTCCAAGGAGGCCCAAAACCTCACGTCCAGTGCAGTGCATATTCCAGCTAAAGAACCTTCTGTTCAGAACCAGAACCGTTCTCCACGCCCATCTGTTGACACAAGCTCTGATACTCAGCAATTCTCAAGTGCAAGGAAGGGGGAAAGTAATTCAATCAGTAGTCCCACATGTCATCCCAAGCAAGCTACCCAACACCCTTCATCCAATCCTAGTCCACTGTCTTCACCACCATCAAGATGTCAGCCCTACTTTCAAGGCTTAGATGAAGTTAGTGGTCATTCTACTGGATTGGGAAGGTATGGTCTTGGAGAAATGAGAGTGGGGACCCCAAAAGCAATTTCCTATCAACCACAGTACCCTTTGCATCCCCACCATAATGTACCATCCCAGGCTCAACTAGAAAATTCTAAATCTCTGAAATTACAAATGTATCCCCACCCTCATCCTCTTAATCAGTCACATGTACTAGATGAGAGATGTGACTGGACAGCTTCAAACAGTAACAGATCCACAGAAAATACCATGATGTCTCCTAGATCAGGCAGGCCTCGACACCAAAGCCCACCGGGGCGGAGATCTCTTGACAGCTTGCCTGCCCCTCAACCTCATCTTCAGGGGAACTATTATGACCCTGTCAAAATGTGGGGATTGTCTGAAAGAGATGGTATAGGGACAATGGAAGGTGGCAATTCCCGAAGAAACCAGGTATCTGCAGCTGCTTCTGGGGCAGTAGCTCTGCCTGCAACTCCAGCATCTGGGGCACGATGTGTTCAGTCAAACACCCCAAGGGaagagctggtcaaatcattgCATCAAATGCCGACATCCAGTTCCCATAATCAGTCTGTTTGTAgtaatagcagcagcagtaacagtACAAATGTTAACTTGGGGGTGCAACAGGGTCATGGGCAAAACAGAACAGTTGGTTCTGGGGACACCAACCCTCTAATGATGAGAAGAAGGGTCCGTTCTTTTATCTCGCCAATTCCTGCAAAGAGGCAGCATCAAGATATATCTCAGCATCAAAGAGGTTCTTCTAGTCAGTACCCTGCCCCCTTACCTAACTCTGAATCCAAGCACCAAAATGATGCATCATTGAGTCCAGATCCGTCCCAATCTAAAATGGCTATTCCTAATGCTCCTTCACCCACTCATGGTAAAACTAAAATTTTGCCACCCCGGAAAGGCAGAGGCCTTAAGCTGGAAGCAATAGTGCAGAAAATTACCCCCAATGTTAAAAAGACCACAAACAATAACAGTCACACTAATTCTGCATCAAACCATCTTTCTGGATTGCCTCATTCACAGGTTACTGATTGTAACTCAGAAACACAGGAGCAAGACGCTTGTGTTGAGAGCAATTTCTCAAGAGTTGGTACTGTGACCGGGAGTTGCTTACCTTACTTGGGTGAGGGTCTTTCCTTGGATGAAATTATGTACTACAGAGGGGTTGAGGAAACTGGGCCCCTTCCTCCTACTGCCTATCCATGTGACCCCCATCAAGATCCGCAAATGCTCAAAAGGGATGCAACAGGAAACATGACAAGGAATCCTGTTGGGGATTTAGAACCAGATTTTGGAATAAACACAACAGTATCTCCAATGACTGAACGGGATGGTGTGGTAGAGAGGGCTAAAGATGAACTTCAGATAGATTCTGACTTCCCCCTTTTAGGCCCCttaccacctcctcctccattaCCTTGTCCTGTGCAAgcctcccctcctccttcttcctctgCTTTGTCTGACATTCAGCATTTCACAAATACATATCAGCAACTGGAGACTCGGAAAGGAGAACATTCTGCAGCTAACCTGCTCAGGCAAAAACTGCAAGAAACTGGCATGGGCTTGGGAATGGATGACTTTACAGGCAATGACTATTTTGGGACCCAGCCAGCTCACCATAACCCAGATATAGGTGCCTGCCTGCTAAACAGGGCCCCACATGTATATCAGCAACATCTAATTCCTTCTGCTCGGACTGCTTCCTCAATGGCAGGCTTATCCCAATTACCCGAACCAAAGCCTCCAGAGAGTGCAGTGCCTAAAGGATACTTCCCATCAGGGAAGAAGAAGGGACGGCCTGTCGGTAGTGTAAATAAGCAAAAGCGTGCCCAGGCCCAAGCCCACAATGCGTCACTTAATACGCCCACTGTTAATGTTAATGAAGCACCTCCACTTACACCTACGCATACACCTGCCTACAGTGCAACATCACAGATTGTATCTAGTGCCAGTTCCTCTGCTGAAACTTCTGAAACTTTTCTGCCAAATGATAACAAAATTTCCTCTGCATCAGTTTCTCCTGCTGCGTCTCAGACGGTTAAAACCGATGCAGAGAGTGAGGATTTGCAGCCGGAGATAAAATTGAATTCCGTTGGGCACGATCAAAGAACGGGAGAAGGTGAAGAAGGTGATAAGGTTTGGGTAGGCAACAGACAGAGacgaaggagaaggagaggagtaGTAGCAATGGTGGGGAAAGAGGAACTGCAAGCTGGGACTCAAGTTGGAGGGAAATTTGTCGCGGGTGGAAGTTTCACAGATTACAGGTCGTCTGCATTTGCTCCTTACATTCATGTGGAGAGAAAGGAAGTGGAAATGGGAGCTGTTTGTACTATTGTGAATGCTGAAGATGAACTGATGAAAGGAGAAAATGGTGGTGAAGGAGGGATTGATGTGATTTTAACTCCAATTTCTTCATCTCAAGGAGACCGAGAAATCGAAAAcatgagagagaagaaagaacCAGAACCAGTAAGTTCTGTACTTCTTGAGTCTTGCACAACAGGTAAAGCTCTTCCCTCGTCTGGGTATGTTCTGTCAGGAGCAGTGTCTACCGAATTGGGCCAATTTGGCCAACTTCTCTGCTGTCTGTGCAAGAAGTGGGCCAACTACAAAAATCTTGGAGACCTCTATGGACCCTACTACCCTCCTGAGTACGCTTCTAAGCTTCCTAAGAGTCACCCCCAGACTCGACAGAGTCTTTTGACCTGCAGAGCCGGTAGCATAGGAGTATCTGTAGGAACAGCGTCAACAGAGTCAATGAAACCGAACATTCAAACAATAGAAGCCCAAACTGCCAAGTCTGTGATGGAAACTCAGCATATAGGATATCAAGATGTAGACCCAGTATCCGTGTCTATAGACACAGTATGTCCAGTGGTTAGCAGGGACATGCATGCTCTCCCAGACCGTTTCAGCAGTGTTGATGCTGACAGTGAAGAACCACAACAGCAGGACCTGGGCCAAGACGTTATGACTAATGATGGGCTTTTGCAACAATCTCAACAACAAAGTGAGCTTGAGGAAAAACCAGAATCACAATTGCAGAACCAGCAGTGGCCCACAGAAGAAATTCACCAAAGGCCACAGCACAGAAAACTGACTTCCCATCCACGGTTCAAACGACGACACAAATCCAGTGAGGATTTACCCAAATCCACACCCACAAACAACAAAGCGTTGCTGCCTTTTCAGCCCCCACCACAGCCACTTAACCAAGACGcctctgagcctctctctcaaTTAGCCCAGCTTCCTCAGGTTCCTCTTGACCCAGAGGAGTTGTGGGTGCATGAGAGTTGTATAGTCTGGGCCAGTGGGGTTTACCTGGTCAACGGACGGCTCTATGGCCTAAAGGAGGCCCTGGATGGTGCCAGTGACACA cgcTGCTCACGGTGTGAGGCTGTGGGCTCCACCCTCGGCTGCTACAGTAAAGGCTGCACACTGCGATATCATTACCTGTGTGCCCTTGAAGCAg ACTGCTCTCTAAACGAAGACAATTTTTCACTGCGATGTCTGAAGCACAAG TTCCCTCTGAACAGTTCAGCAGTGAAGCCGGTGTGTCCTGAGCAGTCTGAGAGAGGATGA